The nucleotide window CGCCGAGGTCTTCGCCGAAGTGCTCGGCGTCGAGCGTGTCTCGGTCACCGAGTCGTTCTTCGACCTCGGCGGCAACTCGTTGTCGGCGACGCAGGTCGTCTCGCGGGTCCACGACCGTGGGCTTCCGCTCGAACTGCGTTGGCTCTTCAGCGATCCCACCGTCCGCGAGCTGGCCCGTCGCATCGACGACGAGGGCAGTGCCCGCGGAAACGACGTGCTGATCACCCTGCGCGGCGACGGCACGCGGCCGCCGCTGTTCTGCGTGCACCCGGCCGGTGGTCTCGCCTGGTTCTACGGTGGTTTCGCGCCGTACATCGCCGATCGGCCGATCTACGGGCTACAGGATCCCCATGTCGTCAACGGCGAGGACAGCGCGACCGATGCGCACGATCTCGCCGCACGCTACGTCGAGGAGATCCGTCGGGTGCAGCCGGAGGGGCCGTACCACCTGCTCGGGTGGTCGATCGGCGGAATCATCGCCCATGCGATGGCGACGCGACTACAGGCCGCGGGAGAACAGGTCGCCTATCTCGGCATCATGGACACCGCTCCGCCGGTGGACGGCGAGATCCCGGCCCCGGAGGTGGTCGCCGAGGGAGAGCCGGAGACGGAGCAGGACCACGCCGCCGACATCCTGGGCGGCTGGCGCGATCTGTTCGATCTCGACGACGCCGTGGAAGCGGAGACGCCGGAGGAGGTCGCGGCCATCGTGCGGACACAGATCGCGGGGATGGGGCTTCTCGCCGACGACGTCGTCGACCGGATCATGGACAGTTTCGCCGTGTCCGGCGACATGCTGACGGGCTATCGCCCACAGCGGTTCGCCGGTGCGGTCCAGGTCTTCACCGCGACGAACGACAAGGAGAACCCGGCCGCGATCCCCGAGGGATGGCGGGCGCATGTGTCCGGGACCATCGACAACACCGATGTCCCGACCCACCACCTCGGCATGACCGACGCCGCGTCTCTCGCGGTGATCGGTCCGCGAGTCGACCAGGCACTTTCCGGATCACGCGAGCGGGAAACCGATTCACTCGATCCCTCGTAAAGGGTTGCCGTCACGGTGATCCGGCCCGAGGACAACAACAGGAGGAGACAGGAATGACCAACCCATTCGACGACGAGAACGGCCGCTTCTTCGTGCTGGTCAACGACGAGAACCAGCACTCGCTGTGGCCGACCTTCGCCGACATCCCCGCCGGCTGGACCAAGGTCTTCGGCGAGGACAGTCGGGAGGCATGCCTGAAGTACGTCGAGGAGAACTGGACCGACCTGCGGCCCAAGAGCCTGATCGACGCCATGAACGCCGATACGGCAGGTTCGGACGCGTGATCGTCGCGGCCGACGGCCGTTCCGCCGAGCAGCTTTCGTCGAGCCGAGGAGTGACAGTACGGTGCGGTTGAGTCTGGTAATCCCCGTCTACAACGAAGAGGACACCATCGCGGTGTGCCTGGAGCACGTCGCCGCGCAGATCAGGCCGTTCGATGAGGTCGTCGTCGTCGACAACAACTGCACCGACGCGACCATGGAGATCGTCCGGTCGTTCGCCGGCCGGCTTCCGCTGAAGACACTGACCGAACCGACCCCCGGGGTCGGACCGGCCCGTAGAGCCGGATTCGATGCCGCGACCGGCGACATCCTGGGCCGGATCGATGCGGATACCTGGCTCGATCCGCAGTGGGCCGGACGGTTGGTCCGGTTCTTCGAGGCCGAGCCGACGGCGGATGCCGTGTCCGGCAGTCTCTACTGGTACGACACCCCGGTCGACGACCGTCTTCGCCGCCTCATCCGCAAGGATGCGTGTCGTTCGCTCCGTACCGGAAGCGTCCCCAGCACCGTCCTACAGGGTTCGAACATGGCGATCCGTCGGGAGATGTGGCACAAGGCGAAGGAGCATCTGCTCGACGAACCGGGCACCCACGAGGACCTCGACCTCTACGGCGCGGTGGTCAAGGCGGAGGGCAACGTGCGGAGTTTCGTCGCGCTGACCGCCGCCCAGTCGGCACGGCGGTTCGCCGGACCGATCGGACCCAACATCGCCTACGCGCGTGGTGGGATTCGTACCTACAAGTTGCACGGTGACGCCGCGGTGGCACGTAATCTGCGACTGGCTTTCCCGATGAACGTGACCTTCTGCGTGATCATGCGAATGCTGGTCGGGCCATTCGACCCCACCACCCGGAAGTGGCGTCCGTTCCGCGGGAACCATGTGGTCCGGGTGTCGCCGATGGAGGGGACCCGGACTCACTAGCGGCAATGCGATCCGACGTCCGGGTCGCTCGGTAGAGGCCGCCGCCTGTCGGTCGACCGTGCGCACCTTGGACGTTCGTGGTGGACTCGGCGGCGAAATGCCTACGATGAGGACGACCATGTTCCGGGCCGGCCGCCGGCCGGCTCCCAACGATAGGTACGACGATGACGAATCCATTCGATGACGAGGACGGCCGTTTCTTCGTGCTGGTCAACGACGAGAATCAGCACTCGCTGTGGCCGACGTTCGCCGACATCCCGGCGGGCTGGACCAAGGTGTTCGGTGAGGACAGCCGTGCCGCGTGCCTCGAGTACGTCGAGCAGAACTGGACCGACCTCCGGCCGAAGAGCCTCATCGAGGCCATGGAAGCCGACAAGTCCGCCGGCGCCTGACCCGGTTTGTCCGGTATCGACCTACCGGAATATCGGGACGATCCCGCGCAAATAACAACTTAAAAAAACCAGAGTGGCGCACTGCCGTAACTGGCGTCTCAGCAGTAACATTAAGTCACATTTCGTTCGCAGAACAGCTTGTGGAATGTGCCACAGATGCTGAAGCAAGAGTCCCCATATTCCGTGGGGTAGGGCACACTGTGTTGAAGGGCCGCAACGTACCAACGTCTGGGGAGGCGGGGACGCCGCGGTCACGCCATTCTGGGCGGGGGGGAAGGTAGTCACTCATGGACGATCTATTGCACGACATTCAGGATCGTGGCGCGATCACGCCGAAGCTGACCGCAGTTCGGTTGGGCGACAAGGCACTCACCTATGGTGAGCTCGCACGGCGCATCGACGAATACGATCATGTGTGTTCCGCGCATGGCATGTCTCAGGCTGCTGCCTTCTACGCCGCCCTGATGAACTGCCTGCCGACGCTGGCCGACAGCCAGCCGCTGGAATCGCGGATGCAGGTCATCGGCGAGGTCGAAGCATGGTTGGGCCGCGGCCGCGGAGTCGCCGCGCCGGCGCGTACCCATCTTCGCGCGGTCAGCTAGACCCACACACATCACAACGAGACCCACCTGGTGCATCCGGGTGGGTCTCGTTGTTTGTTTGGGGCTTCACTTCTTGCCGATTCGGCGCGTCGTGGACATTCTGTGCCAACGGTTCTCGGCACGGGTGACGCCGAAGCGTCTGACCTGTACCGGTATTGAGTGAGGCGTCAGAGGCCGAAGATCAATGCCAGGAACAACAGGATCGGACCGCCGACGACGACACTTCCGGTACCGCACACGATCCCGGTG belongs to Gordonia westfalica and includes:
- a CDS encoding MbtH family protein, translated to MTNPFDDENGRFFVLVNDENQHSLWPTFADIPAGWTKVFGEDSREACLKYVEENWTDLRPKSLIDAMNADTAGSDA
- a CDS encoding glycosyltransferase family 2 protein; its protein translation is MRLSLVIPVYNEEDTIAVCLEHVAAQIRPFDEVVVVDNNCTDATMEIVRSFAGRLPLKTLTEPTPGVGPARRAGFDAATGDILGRIDADTWLDPQWAGRLVRFFEAEPTADAVSGSLYWYDTPVDDRLRRLIRKDACRSLRTGSVPSTVLQGSNMAIRREMWHKAKEHLLDEPGTHEDLDLYGAVVKAEGNVRSFVALTAAQSARRFAGPIGPNIAYARGGIRTYKLHGDAAVARNLRLAFPMNVTFCVIMRMLVGPFDPTTRKWRPFRGNHVVRVSPMEGTRTH
- a CDS encoding MbtH family protein, producing MTNPFDDEDGRFFVLVNDENQHSLWPTFADIPAGWTKVFGEDSRAACLEYVEQNWTDLRPKSLIEAMEADKSAGA